The following coding sequences are from one Macaca nemestrina isolate mMacNem1 chromosome 1, mMacNem.hap1, whole genome shotgun sequence window:
- the LOC105497807 gene encoding extracellular matrix protein 1, with protein MGTTVRAALVLAYLAIASAASEGGFKATGQRQLRPEHFQEVGYAAPPSPPLSRSLLMDHPDSSQHGPPFEGQSQVQPPPSQEATPIQQEELLPAQLPAEKEVGPPLSQEAVPLQKELPSLQQPSEQKEGTPAPFGDQSHSEPESWNAAQHCQQGQSQGGWGHRLDGFPPGRPSPENLNQICLPDRQHVVYGPWNLPQSGYSHLTRQGETLNFLEIGYSRCCHCRSHTNRLECAKLVWEEAMSRFCEAEFSVKTRPHWCCTQQGEARFSCFQEEAPQPHYQLRACPSHQPDISSGLELPFPPGAPTLDNIKNICHLRRFRSVPRNLPATDPLQRELLALIRLEREFQRCCRQGNNHTCTWKAWEDTLDKYCDREYTVKTHHHSCCRHPPSPIRDECFARRAPYPNYDRDILAIDISRVTPNLMGHLCGNQRVLTKHKHIPGLIHNMTARCCDLPFPEQACCAEEEKLTFINDLCGPRRKFWQDPALCCYLSPGDEQVNCFNINYLRNVALVAGDTENTKGQGEQGSIGGTNISSTSEPKEE; from the exons ATGGGGACTACAGTCAGAGCAGCCTTGGTCTTGGCCTATTTGGCCATTGCTTCTGCTGCCTCTGAGGGAG GTTTCAAGGCTACAGGGCAGAGGCAGCTGAGGCCAGAGCACTTTCAAGAAG TTGGCTATGcagctcccccctccccacccctatCCCGAAGCCTCCTCATGGATCACCCTGACAGCTCTCAGCATGGCCCTCCCTTTGAGGGACAGAGTCAAG TGCAGCCTCCTCCCTCTCAGGAGGCCACCCCTATCCAACAGGAAGAGCTGCTGCCTGCCCAACTGCCTGCTGAAAAGGAAG TGGGTCCCCCTCTATCTCAGGAAGCTGTCCCCCTCCAAAAAGAGCTGCCCTCTCTCCAGCAGCCCAGTGAACAGAAAGAAG GAACGCCAGCTCCGTTTGGGGACCAGAGCCATTCAGAACCTGAGTCCTGGAATGCAGCCCAGCACTGCCAACAGGGCCAGTCCCAAGGGGGCTGGGGCCACCGGCTGGATGGCTTCCCACCTGGGCGGCCTTCTCCAGAAAATCTGAACCAAATCTGCCTTCCTGACCGTCAGCATGTGGTATATGGTCCCTGGAACCTACCACAGTCCGGCTACTCCCACCTCACTCGCCAGGGTGAGACCCTCAATTTCCTGGAGATTGGATATTCCCGCTGCTGCCACTGCCGCAGCCACACAAACCGCCTAGAGTGTGCCAAACTTGTG TGGGAGGAAGCAATGAGCCGATTCTGTGAGGCCGAGTTCTCGGTCAAGACCCGACCCCACTGGTGCTGCACGCAGCAGGGGGAGGCTCGGTTCTCCTGCTTCCAGGAGGAAGCTCCCCAGCCACACTACCAGCTCCGGGCCTGCCCCAGCCATCAGCCTGATATTTCCTCGGGTCTTGAGCTGCCTTTCCCCCCTGGGGCGCCCACATTGGACAATATCAAGAACATCTGCCACCTGAGGCGCTTCCGCTCTGTGCCACGCAACCTGCCAGCTACTGACCCCCTCCAAAGGGAGCTGCTGGCACTGATCCGGCTGGAGAGGGAGTTCCAGCGCTGCTGCCGCCAGGGGAACAATCACACCTGTACATGGAAAGCC TGGGAGGATACCCTTGACAAATACTGTGACCGGGAGTATACCGTGAAGACCCACCACCACTCATGTTGCCGCCACCCTCCCAGCCCTATTCGGGATGAGTGCTTTGCCCGTCGGGCTCCGTACCCCAACTATGACCGGGACATCTTGGCCATCGACATCAGCCGAGTCACCCCCAACCTCATGGGCCACCTCTGTGGAAACCAAAGAGTTCTCACCAAGCA TAAACATATTCCTGGGCTGATTCACAATATGACCGCCCGCTGCTGTGACCTGCCATTTCCAGAACAGGCCTGCTGTGCAGAGGAGGAG AAATtaaccttcatcaatgatctgtGTGGTCCCCGACGTAAATTCTGGCAAGACCCTGCCCTCTGCTGTTACCTGAGTCCTGGGGATGAACAGGTCAACTGCTTCAACATCAATTATCTGAGGAATGTGGCTCTAGTGGCTGGAGACACTGAGAACACCAAGGGCCAGGGGGAGCAGGGCTCAATTGGAGGAACAAATATCAGCTCCACCTCTGAGCCCAAGGAAGAATGA